The following nucleotide sequence is from Saccharothrix texasensis.
GGGGTCATCGGCGAATCCAGGGTGAGTTGGCCCGCCTCGGCCACCGCATCGCATCCTCGACGGTCTGGCAGATCCTGCACGACGCCGGCATCGACCCCGCGCCACGCCGCAGTGGCCCGACCTGGCGGGAGTTCCTCACCGCCCAGGCCCAGGGCATCATCGCGGCGGACTTCCTCCACCTCGACACCGTGCTCGGCAGGCGCCTGTACGCGCTGGTGTTCCTCGAACACGGCACCCGCCGCCTGCGCGTCACCGGTGTCACCGCCCACCCGACACAGGAGTGGACCACACAGCAAGCCAGGAACCTCGCCGCCGACCTCGGAACGCGCACGGAATCCCTGCGCTTCCTGCTCCGGGACCGCGACGGCAAGTACGGCGAAGCATTCGACGCCGTCTTCCTGGCCGACGACCTCCAAGTAATCAAGAGCGTGCCGCAGGCTCCCCGGATGAACGCCCACTGCGAACGGGTCATCGGCACCCTCCGACGCGAACTCCTCGACCACATCCTGATCCTGGGAGAAACCCACGCACGCCACGTGCTCAAGACCTACGGAGACCACTACAACCGACACCGACCCCACCAAGCCCGCGGCCAACTACCACCCGAAGCTCGGCAGCACCCCACCGCGGCACACGACCTCGACACCCACAGACTGCACCGCACACGCATCCTCGGCGGACCATCAACGAGTACAGACACGCGGCTTGACCAGCAGCGATGAGTTTTCGGGCGGCACAGGTCACGGCCAAGGCGCGACGCAGGGCAGACAGGCT
It contains:
- a CDS encoding integrase core domain-containing protein, whose protein sequence is MIVSLLYKVTRRLLSIPSMLLRSEAAKDAELLVLRHENAVLRRQLAGPVRYEPADRFWFAALAGMVDRRRWREVFPVTPGTLLAWHRSLVARKWDHSARRRIGRPPTRSAVKTLVLSLARENPRWGHRRIQGELARLGHRIASSTVWQILHDAGIDPAPRRSGPTWREFLTAQAQGIIAADFLHLDTVLGRRLYALVFLEHGTRRLRVTGVTAHPTQEWTTQQARNLAADLGTRTESLRFLLRDRDGKYGEAFDAVFLADDLQVIKSVPQAPRMNAHCERVIGTLRRELLDHILILGETHARHVLKTYGDHYNRHRPHQARGQLPPEARQHPTAAHDLDTHRLHRTRILGGPSTSTDTRLDQQR